The Arachis hypogaea cultivar Tifrunner chromosome 14, arahy.Tifrunner.gnm2.J5K5, whole genome shotgun sequence genome has a segment encoding these proteins:
- the LOC112743552 gene encoding uncharacterized protein: MTLQLALPPSQLPRPYSCPPLLRLSSTTPTGRWWSAVGDSPPRSLSFSSIPPSLHLHTHLSEGCSFIQAAWTRRSRSEAAKKPNRKSWKQRTDMYMRPFLLNVFFSKRFIHAKVMHRGTSKVISVATTNAKDLRNSLPSLTDHNACRVVGRLIAERSKEADVYALAYEPRNNERIEGKLGIVIDTIKENGVIFV; this comes from the exons ATGACGCTTCAACTTGCATTGCCGCCGTCACAGCTGCCCAGGCCCTACAGCTGTCCGCCGCTCCTCCGCCTCTCTTCTACCACTCCCACTGGCCGCTGGTGGTCAGCGGTTGGTGATTCTCCTCCTCGTTCgttgtccttctcctccatccCGCCAAGTCTCCATCTTCACACTCATCTCTCCGAG GGGTGCTCTTTCATCCAAGCTGCTTGGACCCGAAGATCTCGAAGTGAAGCTGCAAAGAAACCTAACAGGAAATCATGGAAGCAGAGGACAGATATGTACATGAGACCGTTCTTACTAaacgttttcttttcaaaaagattCATTCACGCTAAGGTGATGCACCGAGGGACAAGCAAAGTGATCTCTGTCGCTACCACAAACGCCAAGGATCTTCGAAACTCTCTCCCCTCCCTGACAGATCACAATGCTTGTAGAGTCGTTGGAAGGCTTATTGCCGAGCGATCAAAGGAGGCTGATGTGTATGCATTGGCTTATGAACCAAGAAACAATGAAAGGATTGAAGGTAAACTGGGTATTGTTATCGATACCATTAAAGAAAATGGAGTAATTTTTGTTTGA